The genomic DNA ACCGCACCGAGGTATGCGACCACGTGGACTGCGAGGAAGGCGATTTCGGTACGCCGATGACGCCGGGCATCGCCCTTCCTAAGCCAGCTCGCGCTCTGCACGTGCAGATTGAGACCCTCGAGCGTCAGGAGCGGGAAGAACAGCCACGCCTGATGACGGGTGATGAAACACCCCACCCGGCCCGCGCGCAGCTCCGCCTGATCGGTGGTGAAGACGAGCAGTCCCTCGCCGATATCCGGGTCGTAGCCCTCGTGATTGGGATGGGAGTGGTGGCGGTTGTGCTTGTCGACCCACCAGCCGTAGCTCAGTCCCACGAGCAGGTTCGCGGCGACGACGCCGAGCGCGCGGTTCATGCGCTTGGAGCGGGCCACCTGCTGGTGACCACCGTCGTGGCCCAGAAACGCGACCTGGGTGCACACCAGACCCATCACTGCGGCGACGATCGTCTGCAACCACGAATCGCCGACCCACACAAAGGCCCACCATGCCGCGGCAAGGGCCGCGACGGTGACGCCGATACGTACCGCGTAGTTGCCGCGTCGCCGTTCCAGCAGACGCGCCGCCCGGATTTCGCGGCTCAGGCCGGCGAAGTCGCTTCCCCTGACCGTGACGCCACTGGCGGTCATGGTGATTCCCCCCGAGGTAACGGACCTGCGCTGGCTATGGACCGATCGGTCTTTCAAGATCCGCATACTCGACGGTCGCCCATGCAACAGCCGACACCGTAGAAAGCCACCGTAGCTGTGCCGGAAGAATTCCGATGACCCGCGCCAGGCGGTCGGCGTGTCATCTCTCGGCACGGCAAAAGCTCGCCCAAGTTGCCGCGACTATTCGAGAAACAGGCAGAAGACGTGACCCTCCGGGTCGGCGCATACCCGCACGTGCTCCTGCGGCTGGTGGTCGGCCAGGGTCCCGCCGAGTTCGGTCACCTTGCCCACCGCCGCCGCCAAATCCTCGACCAGGAAGTCAAGGTGGATCATCATCTGCTGGTCGGCGCGGGTCGAGGGCCATCTCGGGCGCTGCAATTCTGGTTCGAGTTGGAACGACAGGTGCGTGCCGTCGCCGGGCCCCTTGAGGATCACCCAGGTCGCGTCCTCGACCGCGATCTCCCAGCCCAGCAGCTCGGCGTAGAAGCGGGCCAGAGCCGGTGGCTCGACACTGTCCAGGACGACGCCACTCAGCGCCTTGACCACCGCAGGCCCACTCATGGCTCTCTCCTGATCTCGGCGACGTGTCTCTCCAGCTTGGTGGCCCACCCGCGCCCCGTCCACCGGGGCCCGCACTAGGGTATGGACCGTCTGCAGTGCCCAAGACGACGCCCGAGGTGGAGCCTGATGCGCATCGGCTTGTTCCTCACCTGCGTCAACGACACGGCGTTCCCGGACACCGGCAAGGCCGTGGTGCGGCTGCTCGAGCGGCTCGGCCACGACGTCGATTTCCCGATGGCGCAGACCTGCTGCGGTCAGATGCACGTCAACACCGGCTACCGGCCGGAGGCCTACGCACTGGTCCGGCGTTATGCCGAGACCTTCGCGCCGTACGACGCCGTGGTCTGTCCGTCCGGCTCGTGCGTCGGGATGGTCCGCGACCAGCACGCCCGCCTGGCGGCCGAGTCGGGCGACCCGACGCTGGCCGGCGACGTGGCTCGTGTCGCGGCGAAGACCTACGAGCTGTCCGAGCTCCTCGTCGACGTCCTGGGAGTCACCGACGTCGGCGCCTACTATCCGCACCGCGTCACGTATCACCCGACCTGCCACTCGGCCCGGCTGATCAGGGTCGGTGACAAGCCGACCCGACTGCTGCGGGCGGTCCGCGGGATCGATCTGGTCGATCTCCCGGACTCCGACACCTGCTGCGGGTTCGGCGGC from Mycobacteriales bacterium includes the following:
- a CDS encoding acyl-CoA desaturase — translated: MTASGVTVRGSDFAGLSREIRAARLLERRRGNYAVRIGVTVAALAAAWWAFVWVGDSWLQTIVAAVMGLVCTQVAFLGHDGGHQQVARSKRMNRALGVVAANLLVGLSYGWWVDKHNRHHSHPNHEGYDPDIGEGLLVFTTDQAELRAGRVGCFITRHQAWLFFPLLTLEGLNLHVQSASWLRKGDARRHRRTEIAFLAVHVVAYLGAVLFVLSPVKALVFVAIHQAVWGFYMGCSFAPNHKGMPTVPADRDIDFLRRQVLTSRNVRGGWLTDFVLGGLNYQVEHHLFPSMPRASLRKAQPIVQAYCRSLHIGYTETSLVGSYAAALRHMHALGAPLRAGDQG
- a CDS encoding VOC family protein, yielding MSGPAVVKALSGVVLDSVEPPALARFYAELLGWEIAVEDATWVILKGPGDGTHLSFQLEPELQRPRWPSTRADQQMMIHLDFLVEDLAAAVGKVTELGGTLADHQPQEHVRVCADPEGHVFCLFLE
- a CDS encoding (Fe-S)-binding protein translates to MRIGLFLTCVNDTAFPDTGKAVVRLLERLGHDVDFPMAQTCCGQMHVNTGYRPEAYALVRRYAETFAPYDAVVCPSGSCVGMVRDQHARLAAESGDPTLAGDVARVAAKTYELSELLVDVLGVTDVGAYYPHRVTYHPTCHSARLIRVGDKPTRLLRAVRGIDLVDLPDSDTCCGFGG